A region of Apium graveolens cultivar Ventura unplaced genomic scaffold, ASM990537v1 ctg2287, whole genome shotgun sequence DNA encodes the following proteins:
- the LOC141700383 gene encoding phosphatidylcholine:diacylglycerol cholinephosphotransferase 1 yields the protein MNGTHSIHLRHTSANTCTLLNQGGDTNTMKKINVTTNVVNTSRVGNFFRNASFMKWGTEDLLSLLKYHPLPCVLALCLFFFMGVEYTLRMIPYSSPPFDLGFVVTVPFHRFLAHSPVLNNILAGLNTVFVFMQTSYILWTWLVEGRPRATIATLFMFTFRGILGYSTQLPLPQDFLGSGADFPVGNVSFFLFYSGHVAASVIASLDMRRMQRWESAWAFDALNVLQFVRLLSTRGHYTIDLVVGVGAGMLFDTIAANYLESKKLKSHSFSAAK from the exons ATGAACGGAACACACTCCATTCATCTCCGTCACACTAGTGCAAACACATGCACTCTCCTCAACCAAGGAGGAGACACAAACACAATGAAGAAGATTAATGTTACTACCAACGTTGTTAATACGTCACGTGTGGGTAACTTTTTCAGAAACGCGTCGTTCATGAAGTGGGGAACTGAAGACTTGTTGTCTCTGTTAAAGTACCATCCATTACCATGTGTGCTCGCTTTGTGTCTGTTCTTTTTTATGGGCGTGGAGTACACGCTCCGGATGATTCCTTATTCTTCGCCGCCGTTTGATTTGGGGTTCGTCGTTACTGTTCCTTTTCATCGTTTTCTTGCTCACTCGCCTGTTCTTAATAACATCCTTGCTGGCCTTAATACG GTGTTTGTATTTATGCAAACTAGTTATATATTATGGACATGGTTAGTTGAAGGGAGACCAAGGGCCACCATAGCAACACTCTTCATGTTCACTTTCAGGGGAATTCTTGGCTATTCTACTCAGCTCCCACTTCCTCAG GATTTTCTTGGTTCTGGTGCTGATTTTCCAGTTGGGAATGTTTCGTTCTTCCTATTTTATTCGGGCCATGTTGCTGCTTCTGTTATCGCTTCACTGGATATGAGGCGGATGCAGAGGTGGGAATCGGCATGGGCATTTGACGCGTTGAATGTCTTACAGTTTGTGCGATTGTTAAGCACAAGAGGGCACTACACAATTGACTTGGTTGTTGGAGTCGGTGCTGGAATGCTGTTTGATACGATCGCTGCAAACTATTTAGAGAGTAAAAAACTAAAATCACATTCGTTCAGTGCAGCAAAATAA